A genome region from Arachis duranensis cultivar V14167 chromosome 6, aradu.V14167.gnm2.J7QH, whole genome shotgun sequence includes the following:
- the LOC107494073 gene encoding LOW QUALITY PROTEIN: aberrant root formation protein 4-like (The sequence of the model RefSeq protein was modified relative to this genomic sequence to represent the inferred CDS: substituted 1 base at 1 genomic stop codon), with protein sequence MSSMSGESETLSYQASETXNTIQRILQSCSKLVEAGDLHESDSTISELVNFLDSLSDATLSDPNNEPAQNDAFDALTEIHQYVCSPSLAQEAVDALSFELPKAVSKFAGISNRLLDKAISIIDQFLEKCGPRDMLSILCYTLGYSSNMTKAANYIVPLLSGLSKVFTSIKRPHFEQVQVAVLIILNVLKAVALDSDDADDAELESVFHRAVGIANSIYEVCNKLDGVSNEKLRALLGLYVLQCLALLSASISYKDSTCHLLVLELSQISSYCGLTYMSLLTAFDVETVVGFVFGEDKDTHMSCLSHVKHGAALSGLWYGGLVSEEVAHATKESLVAIKDDLHNNQTKRWQAIGTLKHVLSFVNFPWELKKHTINFLLCITDGCVFGEYLGEHSEWSSYMPNIFTALQAIKMVIMYAPEPEVRKKSFALLKAVLADIPDTQSFDILKALIINTDSSSMIAIFIDIVRREMHMEVCNSTSVKEVSDSNNETHPDMPFWTPSVLELVELVLRPPLGGPPSLPDASDAVLSALNLYRFVLMTESTGKTNRTGVLSRSNLVKAYNEWLLPLRTLVSGIMTENKNDYDQLAVDTVCTLNPLELVLYRCIEFVEEKLKQSTT encoded by the exons ATGTCATCCATGTCTGGAGAGAGTGAAACTCTGTCGTATCAAGCTTCTGAAACTTAGAATACCATTCAAAGGATTCTACAATCATGCTCTAAA CTGGTTGAGGCTGGCGATCTCCATGAGTCTGACAGCACAATCTCAGAGCTTGTCAACTTCCTTGATTCTTTATCGGATGCCACTCTTTCAGACCCAAACAATGAGCCTGCGCAGAATGATGCATTTGATGCTCTCACTGAGATCCATCAATATGTATGTTCTCCTTCTCTTGCCCAG GAAGCTGTTGATGCCCTTTCCTTTGAATTACCAAAGGCCGTCTCCAAGTTTGCTGGCATTTCGAACAGACTTTTAGACAAGGCAATCAGCATCATTGATCAGTTTCTTGAGAAATGTGGTCCAAGGGATAtgctttcaattctttgttat ACACTAGGTTATTCAAGTAATATGACCAAGGCTGCCAATTACATTGTTCCTCTGTTATCAGGACTCTCAAAGG TCTTTACCTCCATCAAGAGGCCTCATTTTGAGCAAGTACAAGTGGCTGTTCTGATCATTCTTAATGTGTTAAAGGCTGTAGCTTTGGATTCAGATGACGCAGATGATGCAGAACTTGAGAGTGTATTTCACAGAGCTGTTGGGATTGCGAATTCTATATATGAAGTTTGCAATAAGTTG GACGGTGTTTCAAATGAGAAGCTCCGAGCTCTTCTTGGACTATATGTCCTCCAATGCCTG GCACTTCTTTCGGCCAGCATAAGCTATAAAGATTCCACCTGTCATTTGTTGGTGTTGGAACTGTCACAAATATCTTCATATTGTGGTTTAACATATATGAGTCTTTTAACTGCTTTCGATGTTGAGACTGTGGTTGGCTTTGTTTTTGGAG AAGATAAAGATACACATATGAGTTGTTTGTCTCATGTCAAACATGGTGCTGCTCTTTCAGGTTTG TGGTATGGGGGGCTTGTCTCAGAGGAGGTTGCTCATGCCACTAAAGAGAGTTTGGTTGCTATCAAGGATGACCTTCACAATAACCAGACCAAACGATGGCAAGCAATAGGAACATTAAAACATGTACTTTCCTTTGTCAATTTTCCATGGGAGCTAAAGAAACATACTATCAACTTCTTGCTTTGCATCACAGATGGATGTGTTTTCGGAGAATATCTTGGTGAACATTCTGAATGGTCATCTTATATGCCTAACATTTTCACAGCTTTGCAG GCTATTAAAATGGTTATCATGTATGCCCCAGAGCCAGAAGTAAGAAAAAAATCCTTTGCTTTACTGAAAGCA GTACTCGCTGATATTCCTGATACTCAAAGTTTTGACATTTTGAAAGCGTTGATTATAAATACAGACTCATCCTCCATG ATTGCCATTTTCATCGATATTGTCAGGAGGGAAATGCACATGGAAGTTTGCAACAGTACATCCGTAAAAGAAGTCTCAGACTCTAATAATGAAACGCATCCCGATATGCCATTTTGGACTCCAAGTGTTCTTGAGTTGGTGGAGTTGGtt CTAAGGCCCCCACTTGGTGGACCTCCTTCCCTCCCTGACGCGAGTGATGCG GTTTTGTCAGCTCTCAACCTATACAGATTTGTATTGATGACAGAATCTACAG GAAAGACAAACCGCACTGGAGTATTGTCTAGGAGCAATTTAGTGAAGGCCTACAATGAATGGCTGCTTCCTTTGCGCACCTTGGTGAGTGGGATTATGACAGAGAACAAGAATGATTATGATCAGCTTGCAGTTGACACTGTGTGTACCTTGAATCCACTTGAACTTGTTTTGTACCGTTGCATTGAGTTTGTAGAAGAGAAGCTTAAGCAATCTACCACATAA